Proteins from a single region of Paenibacillus sp. BIHB 4019:
- a CDS encoding DUF2642 domain-containing protein: protein MKNRHPLLDQQVELDISGKIAPIRGKLIEFGQDILVLHTGLQFIYVPLIHLQQLRLSNHKYDPFEVPELPFEAYNETVSYRKILMNAKGMFSELYITGNQSIHGYVTTVMNDYFVFYSPIYHTVMVSLHHLKYLIPYNPDVTPYKLTPEQFPLRPSPVTLSRTFDQQLRKLMGEFVVLDLGENSNKTGVLKAIDQSMLELSTASGASVFLHFDHVKTVHLP from the coding sequence ATGAAAAATCGCCATCCGCTGCTTGACCAGCAAGTAGAGCTGGACATATCGGGAAAGATCGCGCCTATTCGCGGCAAGCTGATTGAATTCGGGCAAGATATTTTAGTGCTGCATACGGGTTTGCAATTTATTTATGTCCCGCTCATTCATTTGCAGCAGCTGCGTCTGTCCAATCACAAGTATGACCCATTCGAGGTGCCGGAGCTGCCCTTTGAAGCCTACAATGAAACAGTATCCTACCGCAAAATTTTGATGAATGCCAAAGGGATGTTTTCCGAGCTGTACATTACCGGGAATCAATCGATCCATGGCTACGTTACGACAGTTATGAATGATTATTTCGTGTTTTATTCCCCGATTTACCACACGGTTATGGTGTCTTTGCACCATCTGAAATATTTAATTCCCTACAACCCCGATGTCACGCCATACAAGCTGACTCCCGAGCAGTTTCCATTAAGGCCATCCCCCGTCACTTTGTCGCGAACGTTCGATCAGCAGCTGCGCAAGCTGATGGGTGAATTTGTCGTGCTCGATTTGGGAGAAAACTCAAATAAAACGGGCGTTCTTAAAGCGATTGATCAAAGCATGCTTGAGCTGTCCACGGCGAGCGGCGCTTCGGTATTTTTACATTTTGACCATGTGAAAACCGTTCATTTGCCTTAA
- a CDS encoding CotH kinase family protein: MSTQTLPIREITIEPDHLQELQEDSWSHTFQPVQLEMNGKSREATFGYRGGHTRNYFKKSYEVRTTTGLTLHWNAEFDDPSMIRNALSFQFFNQIGVPSPRTRHIWLIINGAPQGVYLEIESVDPRFFRRRGIGCRAIIYAVNDSANFSLIDPITERRKESLFDGYELVSGLAASELRLIRFVSGINRKHKSRLQWSTWTSRRLDVDQYLLWLAGAVLTGNYDGFDQNYALYLHGKTGKYRMMPWDYEGTWGRNCYGKPCGSDLVRVEGYNTLTDKLLAIPAYKRKYRSILLRLLQTAFTEEQVERTVRAMYSKLTPAIREDYTRKSSFDTYLSEPDFILNYVKERRALIRKAIKSWKLTKKAADVEVAALKVKIH; this comes from the coding sequence ATGTCAACCCAAACGCTGCCGATTCGTGAAATTACGATTGAACCTGATCATTTGCAGGAACTGCAGGAGGATTCCTGGAGCCATACGTTCCAGCCCGTTCAGCTAGAGATGAATGGAAAGTCTAGAGAAGCCACTTTTGGCTATCGCGGCGGTCATACGAGGAACTATTTTAAAAAATCCTATGAAGTCAGAACGACAACCGGCTTGACGCTGCATTGGAACGCCGAGTTTGATGATCCTTCGATGATTCGCAATGCGCTGTCCTTCCAGTTTTTCAATCAGATTGGCGTGCCATCGCCGCGTACCCGGCATATTTGGCTCATCATTAATGGCGCCCCGCAAGGCGTCTATTTAGAGATTGAATCCGTTGATCCCAGATTTTTTCGCAGAAGAGGCATTGGCTGCCGCGCCATTATTTATGCGGTCAATGACAGCGCAAACTTCAGCCTGATTGATCCCATTACGGAGCGGCGGAAGGAGTCTCTTTTTGACGGCTATGAACTCGTATCCGGACTTGCGGCCTCCGAGCTGCGCCTAATCCGCTTCGTCAGCGGCATTAACCGCAAGCACAAATCCCGCCTGCAATGGAGCACTTGGACGTCAAGGCGCCTTGATGTCGATCAATATTTGCTCTGGCTTGCGGGAGCTGTGCTTACGGGAAACTATGATGGCTTCGATCAGAATTACGCGCTTTATTTACATGGCAAAACGGGGAAATACCGGATGATGCCATGGGATTATGAAGGAACATGGGGAAGAAATTGCTACGGCAAGCCATGTGGAAGTGATTTGGTGCGGGTGGAAGGCTATAATACGCTAACGGACAAACTGCTGGCCATTCCGGCCTATAAACGCAAATACCGCTCCATCCTGCTCCGGCTGCTGCAAACAGCATTTACGGAGGAGCAGGTGGAGCGGACGGTGCGCGCGATGTACAGCAAGCTGACGCCAGCCATTCGAGAGGATTACACGCGAAAAAGCAGCTTTGATACGTATTTGAGCGAGCCCGACTTCATATTGAATTATGTGAAGGAGAGGCGCGCTCTTATTAGAAAGGCTATAAAAAGCTGGAAGCTCACGAAGAAGGCAGCTGATGTTGAGGTTGCCGCCCTTAAAGTTAAAATTCATTAA
- a CDS encoding DUF350 domain-containing protein has product MSNEVDVLLGNSYLAMLLYISIVVLSLLVFLWVFEVVTRYNCWKEIKNGNVAVAMATGGKIFGICNIFRFSIEANDSIYQSMIWGAFGFLILLGAYFLFEFLTPVFRIDDEIERDNRAVGLIAMIISVSLSYVIGGAIVS; this is encoded by the coding sequence ATGAGCAATGAGGTCGATGTGCTGCTTGGCAATTCCTATTTGGCAATGCTGCTTTATATATCCATTGTGGTTCTCTCGCTTCTCGTTTTTTTATGGGTGTTCGAAGTCGTTACCCGTTACAACTGCTGGAAAGAAATTAAAAACGGCAACGTTGCTGTCGCGATGGCGACGGGCGGTAAAATTTTCGGGATATGCAATATTTTTAGATTTTCAATTGAAGCGAATGACTCCATTTACCAAAGCATGATTTGGGGCGCATTTGGTTTCCTTATTTTGCTAGGCGCTTATTTCCTGTTTGAGTTTTTAACGCCGGTATTCCGTATCGATGATGAAATCGAGCGGGATAACCGGGCTGTTGGTTTAATTGCTATGATTATTTCCGTTTCACTTTCGTATGTCATTGGCGGTGCCATTGTGAGCTAG
- a CDS encoding phage holin family protein codes for MSFLGHVVRFIVAALVLMLVGLIVPQFSVGGFWSALMLAIVIAVLGWIIEAIFGKKVTPFGRGIVGFIASVVVIWIAQFIVSGVSVTWLGAILAALVIGIIDLFIPVSTPYEAGRSDHDRRSSDH; via the coding sequence ATGAGCTTTTTAGGCCATGTTGTCCGGTTCATCGTAGCAGCTCTTGTGTTAATGCTTGTAGGCTTGATTGTGCCGCAGTTCAGCGTGGGCGGTTTTTGGAGCGCTTTAATGCTGGCAATCGTCATTGCCGTGCTGGGCTGGATTATCGAAGCGATTTTCGGCAAGAAGGTTACGCCTTTTGGACGCGGCATCGTCGGCTTTATCGCCAGCGTCGTCGTCATCTGGATCGCCCAATTTATCGTCAGCGGCGTTTCGGTTACTTGGCTCGGCGCCATTCTGGCTGCGCTCGTGATCGGGATTATCGACTTGTTCATTCCAGTCAGCACGCCATATGAAGCCGGACGCTCCGATCACGACCGCCGCAGTAGCGACCATTAA
- a CDS encoding spore coat protein, whose product MQQQYAQSFLPEEDLAYTVLSDLKRVTREYATAATEASCPSIRQMFTNLLNSTLKMQGELYQVMQSQNMYNTASPVLRQEIDKQLKEYQQTQQKTSQFLQQRMGSQSHAMQAGYGHMVQQQQQYNQQNSHQPYYM is encoded by the coding sequence ATGCAACAGCAATATGCGCAATCGTTTTTGCCAGAAGAGGATCTGGCCTACACGGTACTTAGCGACTTGAAACGGGTAACCCGCGAATACGCGACGGCGGCCACAGAGGCTTCCTGTCCATCCATCCGCCAAATGTTTACGAACCTGCTGAACAGCACGCTGAAAATGCAGGGCGAGCTGTATCAAGTGATGCAGTCGCAAAATATGTATAACACCGCATCCCCTGTGCTCAGACAGGAGATCGACAAGCAGTTGAAGGAGTACCAGCAAACCCAGCAAAAAACATCGCAGTTTTTGCAGCAGCGTATGGGCAGCCAGTCGCATGCGATGCAAGCAGGATACGGCCATATGGTGCAACAGCAGCAACAGTACAACCAGCAAAATTCCCATCAGCCCTACTACATGTAA
- a CDS encoding Lrp/AsnC family transcriptional regulator — protein sequence MNELQLKVLELLKEDARRDADLIATLLGAPAEEVKQAIAELEHNHIIVKYATIVNWSKVDDEKVTALIEVQITPERGRGFEGIAERIYLYPEVKSVYLMSGAYDLLVEIEGKNLKEVASFVSNKLSPIDAVLSTKTNFILKKYKQDGIIFEEHEGDDRLMISP from the coding sequence ATGAACGAATTGCAACTCAAAGTATTGGAGCTGCTCAAGGAAGACGCCAGACGTGACGCGGATTTAATCGCTACTTTGCTAGGTGCTCCCGCTGAGGAAGTAAAGCAGGCAATAGCCGAGCTTGAACATAATCATATTATTGTCAAATACGCGACTATCGTGAACTGGAGCAAGGTAGATGACGAGAAGGTAACGGCGCTGATCGAGGTGCAAATTACACCTGAGCGGGGACGTGGCTTCGAAGGCATAGCCGAGCGCATTTACTTATATCCGGAAGTGAAATCCGTATATTTGATGTCCGGAGCCTATGATTTGCTCGTTGAGATCGAAGGGAAAAACTTGAAGGAGGTCGCCTCCTTCGTATCGAATAAGCTGTCCCCAATCGATGCTGTATTGTCGACAAAGACGAACTTTATTTTGAAAAAATATAAACAGGATGGAATTATCTTCGAGGAGCATGAGGGTGACGATCGTTTGATGATTTCGCCGTAA
- a CDS encoding endonuclease MutS2, with translation MDSKILTTLEFHKIIHKLTQHAATSLGKAEAEKLAPSSDLETVKLMLQATDEAYKADRLKGNPPFGGITNISSSLHRSRIGGTLNPVELMEIASTSRGARRVKRHLENLHEDDPIPLLHETSDQLSEHKELEDAIFDCIDDQGEVMDSASVQLASIRRELRGGESRIREKLEQMIRSSSVQKMLQDAIITLRSDRYVIPVKQEYRSHFGGIVHDQSGSGATLFIEPEATVVMNNKLRELRAAELREIEKILQMLTAKAADHVEDLLYNQELLGRLDFAFAKARLGHEMKATLPRMNDRGFLKIKRGRHPLIAADKIVPIDVELGNTYTAIIVTGPNTGGKTVSLKTVGLLSLMSMSGLFVPVEDGSQLCVFDAIYADIGDEQSIEQSLSTFSSHLVNIIRILKSMTAKSLVLLDELGAGTDPAEGSALAIAMLEHIHSMGSRIIATTHYSELKAYAYNRKGVINASMEFDIATLSPTYRLLVGVPGRSNAFAIAERLGLSKTIIDHARGEVSEEDQRVENMIASLEADRLNAESDRQTAQSLRLDMEKQRGRHEAELRKFEEQRDKMLEKAQEEAREAVAKARQEAEKIISDLRKLALEEGASVKEHKLIEARRKLDEAVPELHKKQNRPSNAGQQKAARKIEAGDEVMVYSLNQKGLIVEVHGTDATVQLGIMKMKVAVADMELIKPAAPLKQQPKQAASVKRSRDENVKMELDLRGSNLEEALMEVDQFLDESFLSGIGQVYIIHGHGTGVLRSGIQQYLRKHSHVKKYRLGNYGEGGAGVTVAELN, from the coding sequence TTGGATAGTAAAATATTAACAACACTTGAATTTCACAAAATTATACATAAATTGACACAGCACGCAGCGACTTCGCTTGGCAAGGCCGAGGCGGAGAAGCTTGCTCCAAGCTCCGATTTGGAAACGGTTAAGCTGATGCTTCAAGCGACGGACGAGGCTTACAAGGCCGACCGTCTTAAGGGCAATCCGCCATTTGGCGGCATTACCAACATCAGCAGCTCGCTTCACAGATCGCGTATCGGTGGAACGTTGAACCCGGTGGAGCTTATGGAAATTGCTTCGACGTCCAGAGGGGCTAGGCGGGTTAAGCGTCATTTGGAAAATTTGCATGAGGATGATCCGATTCCTTTGCTGCATGAAACGTCTGACCAGCTTAGCGAGCACAAGGAGCTTGAGGATGCCATCTTTGATTGCATTGATGATCAAGGTGAGGTTATGGATAGCGCGAGCGTCCAGCTCGCTTCGATACGCAGGGAGCTACGCGGAGGAGAATCGCGCATCCGCGAGAAGCTGGAGCAAATGATTCGTTCTTCCTCGGTGCAGAAAATGCTCCAGGACGCTATTATTACGCTGCGCAGCGACCGTTATGTCATTCCGGTGAAGCAGGAGTACCGCTCGCATTTTGGCGGCATTGTGCATGACCAGTCTGGCTCGGGGGCTACGCTGTTTATTGAGCCGGAAGCAACGGTTGTCATGAACAACAAGCTGCGTGAGCTGAGGGCGGCAGAGCTGCGCGAAATCGAGAAAATTTTGCAAATGCTGACCGCGAAAGCGGCCGATCATGTTGAGGATTTATTGTATAACCAAGAGCTGCTGGGCAGGCTGGATTTTGCTTTTGCCAAGGCGCGTCTTGGGCATGAAATGAAGGCGACGCTGCCACGCATGAATGATCGAGGCTTTCTGAAAATCAAAAGAGGGCGCCATCCGCTCATTGCGGCGGACAAAATCGTTCCGATTGATGTCGAGCTTGGCAATACGTACACAGCCATTATCGTAACGGGACCGAATACAGGCGGTAAAACCGTCTCTCTCAAAACAGTAGGCTTGCTCAGTCTAATGAGCATGTCCGGCTTGTTCGTTCCGGTAGAGGACGGCAGCCAGCTTTGTGTATTTGACGCTATTTATGCCGATATCGGTGACGAGCAAAGCATTGAGCAGAGCCTTAGTACGTTTTCCAGCCATTTAGTCAATATTATTCGCATTTTGAAATCCATGACGGCCAAAAGCCTCGTTCTGCTCGATGAGCTTGGCGCAGGCACCGACCCGGCTGAAGGCTCGGCACTAGCCATTGCGATGCTGGAGCATATTCATAGCATGGGCAGCCGTATTATTGCAACGACCCACTACAGCGAGCTTAAAGCGTATGCATACAACCGCAAAGGTGTCATCAACGCAAGCATGGAGTTTGATATTGCTACGCTAAGCCCCACATACCGTCTGCTTGTAGGTGTGCCAGGCCGAAGCAACGCTTTTGCGATTGCAGAGCGGCTTGGCTTAAGCAAAACGATCATCGATCATGCGCGCGGAGAAGTGAGCGAAGAGGATCAGCGTGTTGAAAATATGATCGCGTCGCTTGAAGCTGACCGATTGAATGCAGAAAGCGATCGCCAGACGGCGCAGTCGCTGAGGCTAGATATGGAGAAGCAGCGCGGACGGCATGAGGCAGAGCTGCGCAAGTTCGAGGAGCAGCGTGACAAAATGCTGGAGAAGGCCCAGGAGGAAGCGCGCGAGGCGGTTGCAAAAGCACGTCAGGAGGCCGAGAAGATTATTTCGGATCTGCGCAAGCTGGCGTTGGAGGAAGGCGCTTCGGTCAAGGAGCATAAGCTCATTGAAGCCCGCCGCAAGCTGGATGAAGCGGTGCCTGAGCTGCACAAGAAGCAAAATCGTCCATCTAATGCCGGGCAACAGAAGGCAGCCCGCAAAATCGAAGCCGGAGACGAGGTTATGGTCTACAGCTTGAACCAGAAAGGGCTTATCGTCGAGGTGCATGGAACGGATGCGACCGTGCAGCTGGGCATTATGAAGATGAAGGTAGCGGTTGCCGACATGGAGCTGATTAAACCCGCCGCTCCGCTGAAGCAGCAGCCTAAGCAGGCAGCCAGCGTGAAACGCTCCAGAGATGAAAATGTGAAGATGGAGCTTGACCTTAGAGGCTCGAATTTAGAGGAGGCGCTCATGGAGGTTGATCAATTTCTCGATGAATCCTTCCTCTCCGGCATCGGTCAGGTTTATATTATTCATGGACACGGCACCGGCGTGCTGCGATCAGGCATACAGCAATATTTGCGCAAGCACAGCCATGTGAAAAAATACCGCTTGGGCAACTATGGTGAAGGCGGAGCCGGCGTTACGGTTGCTGAACTGAACTAA
- a CDS encoding SDR family oxidoreductase: protein MSLLNGRVAIVSGAGSGLGRAASLSFAKEGAEVVLLGRRLNKLQETFEAIKEATGREALVIPTDVTDEQQIKQAVILAVGKWGKIDILLNNAAVLESGHVIELTSENWHTQVATNLTGPFYLSRAVIPYMRAERYGRIINITSGLSWNGAGGYGAYSAAKAGLESLTRTLADEEHEYGILINLYNPGTLRTEMHATGKDPAVVTPDLLRLASLPRGGPTGSTVSYG from the coding sequence ATGAGCCTTTTAAATGGGCGTGTGGCAATTGTAAGCGGCGCAGGCAGCGGGCTCGGAAGGGCCGCTTCTCTATCGTTTGCAAAAGAAGGCGCAGAGGTCGTGTTGCTGGGCCGGCGATTGAACAAGCTCCAAGAAACCTTTGAGGCAATTAAAGAGGCTACCGGACGGGAAGCGCTTGTTATACCTACAGATGTCACCGACGAACAGCAAATTAAGCAAGCGGTTATTTTGGCTGTCGGCAAGTGGGGCAAAATTGATATTTTGCTCAATAATGCCGCCGTGCTGGAGTCTGGACATGTGATTGAGCTGACTTCTGAAAACTGGCATACGCAGGTTGCTACTAATTTGACAGGACCTTTTTATTTATCCAGAGCTGTCATTCCATATATGCGTGCAGAACGCTATGGTCGCATTATTAATATAACATCGGGCCTTTCCTGGAACGGTGCCGGTGGTTATGGCGCTTACAGCGCGGCCAAAGCCGGGCTTGAATCGCTTACCCGGACACTTGCTGATGAAGAACATGAATATGGCATTCTCATTAATTTGTACAACCCTGGTACGCTTCGTACCGAAATGCATGCCACGGGCAAGGACCCGGCAGTCGTCACACCAGATTTGCTGCGTCTCGCAAGCCTGCCCCGCGGCGGTCCAACAGGCAGCACGGTCAGCTATGGCTAA
- the cysK gene encoding cysteine synthase A: MPKIVSSIIDLVGETPVVKLNRLAEEGCGDVFVKLEYFNPSGSVKDRAAASLIQAGELSGHIKPGSTIIEPTSGNTGIGLAMGAAAKGYKLILIMPDNMSQERIKLLRAYGAEVVLTPAAERMPGAIAKAQELARSIPGSFIPNQFENKANPDAHRGTTAMEILQQMEGRLDAFVACSGTGGTITGTGEKLRAALPNLHIAVVEPMGSPVLSGGAPGPHKLVGTSPGFVPAILNVSVYDEIIQAADDDAIAMMKALARQEGLLLGPSSGAAVWAAFQVARRLGAGSRVLCIAPDTGERYLSMELF; the protein is encoded by the coding sequence ATGCCAAAAATCGTATCAAGCATTATTGATTTAGTAGGCGAAACGCCTGTTGTGAAGCTGAACCGTCTGGCGGAGGAAGGCTGCGGAGATGTTTTCGTAAAGCTGGAATATTTTAATCCGAGCGGCAGCGTTAAGGATCGGGCGGCAGCTTCCCTTATTCAAGCTGGCGAGCTAAGCGGCCATATTAAGCCGGGCTCCACGATTATAGAGCCAACTAGCGGAAACACGGGCATTGGATTGGCCATGGGGGCGGCGGCTAAAGGCTATAAGCTCATTTTGATTATGCCGGACAATATGTCCCAGGAGCGCATTAAGCTGCTTCGTGCCTATGGCGCGGAAGTGGTCTTGACGCCTGCGGCCGAGCGAATGCCTGGTGCGATTGCCAAGGCGCAGGAGCTGGCGCGCAGTATTCCAGGCAGCTTTATTCCGAATCAGTTTGAAAATAAAGCAAACCCCGATGCCCATCGCGGTACGACAGCAATGGAGATATTGCAGCAGATGGAAGGGCGGCTCGATGCTTTTGTTGCCTGCTCAGGAACAGGCGGCACCATTACAGGAACCGGTGAGAAGCTGAGAGCCGCGCTTCCTAATTTACATATTGCCGTTGTGGAGCCTATGGGTTCGCCCGTATTGTCCGGGGGAGCGCCTGGGCCGCATAAGCTGGTGGGCACAAGTCCCGGCTTTGTGCCGGCTATACTGAATGTTTCCGTCTATGATGAAATCATTCAGGCGGCAGATGACGATGCAATCGCTATGATGAAGGCGCTGGCCCGTCAGGAAGGCTTGCTGCTCGGCCCTTCTTCAGGAGCTGCCGTTTGGGCGGCTTTTCAGGTGGCTCGCCGCCTCGGAGCTGGCAGCAGAGTGCTCTGTATTGCTCCCGATACAGGCGAGCGTTACTTAAGCATGGAATTATTTTAA
- a CDS encoding MFS transporter, producing the protein MKQNKGEFGTGAKTRMKSSMQLGPFGRQAMLGRAPTGGVLDRQAILLLAVQALFGIALALSGTFVPIYLWKASSSYMLVGWFTMSQYLTCGITFWLAGKWVKEYNKMNSLRTGIVLSGAFYFTVLMLGKLAASYIIPLGILNGVALGLFWVAFDVIYFEITEPDNRDRFNGWSGLLGSGAGILAPWVSGLLITSMSGERGYQIIFTASLVILAISVVLSFWLKKRKQDGRRYSWTHGFQQLAIPGNPWRRMLPAVIAQGVREGVFLFLVGLTVYIATQNEAKLGSFTLITSSVALISFWLVGKRLSPRNRKRAMLVGTVMNALVILPLFYEVNFTNLLLFGIGTSIFMPLYIIPMTSRVFDLIGESQSSGGEREEYIVLREAGLTLGRVLGLSGYLVVLTQNHSPLAVVWLLFVVGSVPVIGWWMMRPLLEQETS; encoded by the coding sequence ATGAAACAGAACAAAGGTGAATTCGGTACTGGGGCAAAAACACGCATGAAATCGTCGATGCAATTGGGGCCGTTCGGCCGCCAAGCGATGCTGGGAAGAGCGCCTACAGGCGGCGTTTTGGACCGCCAGGCCATCTTGCTTCTGGCTGTTCAAGCGTTATTCGGCATTGCGCTTGCGCTCTCAGGAACATTCGTGCCCATCTACTTATGGAAAGCCAGCTCCTCTTATATGCTGGTCGGCTGGTTTACGATGAGCCAGTATTTAACGTGCGGCATTACCTTTTGGCTGGCGGGAAAATGGGTTAAAGAATATAATAAAATGAACAGTCTCCGCACAGGCATCGTGCTGTCGGGGGCTTTTTATTTCACGGTGCTCATGCTGGGCAAACTGGCGGCGAGCTATATTATCCCGCTCGGCATATTGAATGGCGTAGCGCTGGGGTTATTTTGGGTCGCATTTGATGTCATTTATTTTGAAATTACCGAGCCGGACAATCGCGACCGCTTCAATGGCTGGTCAGGGCTGCTTGGGTCAGGTGCGGGGATTTTGGCGCCGTGGGTATCGGGCTTGCTTATTACTTCGATGAGCGGCGAGCGCGGGTATCAGATTATTTTTACGGCATCGCTTGTCATACTGGCCATTTCGGTTGTGCTGAGCTTCTGGTTGAAGAAACGCAAGCAGGACGGCAGGCGATACAGCTGGACGCATGGCTTTCAGCAGCTTGCCATTCCCGGCAATCCGTGGCGTAGAATGCTGCCAGCTGTCATAGCTCAAGGCGTACGGGAAGGCGTGTTTCTTTTTTTAGTCGGCTTGACCGTCTATATCGCCACGCAAAATGAGGCCAAGCTGGGCAGCTTTACGCTCATAACCTCTTCCGTTGCCCTAATCAGCTTCTGGCTGGTCGGCAAGCGGCTGTCCCCGCGCAATCGCAAGCGGGCGATGCTAGTGGGAACAGTCATGAATGCCCTTGTCATATTGCCACTGTTTTACGAGGTGAATTTTACGAATTTATTGTTATTCGGTATTGGGACGTCGATATTTATGCCGCTCTACATTATACCGATGACTTCAAGGGTATTTGATTTAATTGGGGAATCGCAGTCCAGCGGTGGAGAACGCGAGGAATATATCGTCTTGCGGGAAGCGGGTCTGACGCTTGGACGGGTGCTTGGGCTAAGCGGCTATTTGGTTGTGCTGACGCAAAATCATTCTCCGCTGGCAGTCGTCTGGCTGCTGTTCGTAGTCGGCTCGGTGCCTGTTATTGGCTGGTGGATGATGCGTCCATTGTTGGAACAAGAGACATCATGA
- a CDS encoding cupredoxin domain-containing protein has protein sequence MKKWIYLAAVMCFVAIIAACGTSGGASEAGGVIDTDANAAEVVIKAKSWEFEQTEYKIKQGEAVNLKLESTDGVHGLQVTKTDITIPNNKSKTISLKAGEYTIVCNVPCGTGHTKMQAKLIVE, from the coding sequence ATGAAAAAGTGGATTTATCTTGCTGCCGTGATGTGCTTCGTTGCAATCATTGCCGCATGCGGGACAAGCGGAGGAGCAAGCGAAGCGGGCGGCGTTATAGATACAGATGCCAATGCAGCGGAAGTTGTTATCAAAGCAAAGAGCTGGGAATTTGAACAAACCGAATACAAAATCAAGCAGGGCGAAGCCGTTAACCTCAAACTTGAATCAACGGATGGTGTCCATGGCCTCCAGGTTACCAAAACCGATATTACAATTCCAAATAATAAATCCAAAACCATTTCGCTGAAAGCCGGCGAATATACCATCGTATGCAACGTGCCTTGTGGTACAGGCCATACTAAGATGCAAGCAAAGCTTATTGTTGAATAA
- a CDS encoding spore coat protein: MLQPMTAKELEYVADSMSNEDLLIKQCSAVSVGASNQQLRQVCSQMLNTHQQHYQTLMQMLQQHQSMAPTQPQQ, encoded by the coding sequence ATGTTACAGCCAATGACCGCGAAAGAACTCGAGTATGTAGCCGATTCGATGTCCAACGAGGACTTGCTGATTAAGCAATGCTCGGCCGTATCTGTAGGTGCAAGCAATCAGCAGCTTCGTCAGGTTTGCTCGCAAATGCTCAATACGCATCAGCAGCATTATCAGACATTGATGCAAATGCTTCAGCAGCATCAAAGCATGGCGCCGACCCAGCCGCAGCAATAA
- a CDS encoding aminotransferase class I/II-fold pyridoxal phosphate-dependent enzyme, which translates to MIKEEEELVRTKVKRQAMTDYLTPSVQNIKPSGIRRFFDLVNTRKDVITLGVGEPDFITPWHVREAAVYSLERGKTQYTSNAGLPALREAIGQYLNDQFQTPYDPANEILVTVGGSEAIDLALRALIVPGDEILIPEPCYISYSPITALGGGVPVGIETFAEDKFKLKAESLQAAITPRSKVLILCYPSNPTGGIMTYEDWLPIAKVVEDNDLIVISDEIYAELTYGTKHCSFSAMPGMRDRTILVSGFSKAFAMTGWRLGYACGHPDLIAAMLKIHQYTVMCAPAMAQYAGVEALTRGLEEKDRMVDAYNQRRRLVVKGFRDIGLECHEPEGAFYAFPSVKAMGLSSEKFAERLLEEGGVAAVPGDVFGLGGEGYLRCSYATSVSNLAEALDRIGGFVHKLKQG; encoded by the coding sequence ATGATTAAAGAAGAGGAAGAGCTGGTACGGACGAAGGTGAAGCGTCAAGCGATGACGGACTATTTGACCCCTTCTGTCCAAAATATTAAACCATCGGGTATTCGTCGTTTTTTTGATTTGGTCAATACCCGCAAAGATGTCATTACGCTTGGTGTTGGCGAGCCGGATTTTATTACGCCGTGGCATGTTCGTGAAGCGGCTGTTTATTCGCTGGAAAGAGGCAAGACGCAGTATACGTCAAATGCGGGCCTGCCTGCTCTGCGCGAAGCGATCGGCCAATATTTGAATGATCAGTTCCAGACACCGTACGATCCAGCAAATGAAATTCTCGTCACCGTTGGCGGCAGTGAAGCGATTGATTTGGCGCTCCGGGCGTTAATTGTGCCAGGAGATGAAATTTTAATTCCGGAACCTTGCTATATTTCCTATTCTCCTATAACTGCGCTTGGCGGCGGTGTTCCTGTTGGTATTGAGACTTTTGCTGAAGACAAGTTCAAGCTTAAGGCTGAATCGCTGCAGGCTGCTATTACTCCGCGATCCAAGGTTTTAATTTTATGTTATCCGAGCAATCCGACAGGCGGCATTATGACTTATGAGGATTGGCTTCCGATTGCCAAAGTGGTCGAGGATAACGATCTTATTGTCATCTCGGATGAGATTTATGCCGAGCTTACTTACGGAACGAAGCATTGCAGCTTCTCGGCGATGCCGGGTATGCGGGACCGCACCATTCTCGTCAGCGGCTTCTCGAAGGCGTTCGCGATGACAGGCTGGCGGCTTGGCTACGCTTGCGGACATCCTGATCTCATTGCCGCAATGCTCAAAATTCACCAATATACGGTCATGTGTGCTCCAGCCATGGCGCAATATGCTGGTGTAGAAGCTTTGACGCGAGGTTTGGAAGAGAAAGACCGGATGGTTGATGCTTATAACCAGCGCCGCCGCCTTGTTGTGAAGGGCTTCCGCGATATCGGGCTGGAATGCCATGAGCCGGAGGGCGCGTTTTATGCGTTCCCCTCGGTTAAGGCGATGGGGCTTTCATCCGAAAAATTTGCCGAACGCCTGCTTGAGGAAGGCGGTGTAGCAGCTGTTCCGGGCGATGTGTTTGGCCTCGGCGGCGAAGGGTATTTGCGCTGCTCCTATGCAACCTCGGTTTCAAATTTGGCCGAAGCGCTGGATCGCATTGGAGGCTTTGTGCACAAGCTGAAGCAGGGCTAG